One Thunnus thynnus chromosome 18, fThuThy2.1, whole genome shotgun sequence genomic region harbors:
- the LOC137168967 gene encoding clathrin coat assembly protein AP180-like isoform X8, translating to MSGQTLTDRIAAAQYQLTGSDMARAVCKATTHEVMAPKKKHLEYLVSATNTTNVNIPQMADTLFERATNASWVVVFKALVTSHHMCVHGNERFIQYLASRTSLFNLSNFIDKTGSHGYDMSTFIRRYGRYLNEKAFAYRQMAFDFTRVKKGAEGVMRTMTTEKLLKGMPVLQTQIDTLLEFDVHPKELNNGIINAAFLLLFKDLVKLFASYNDGIINLLEKYFKMKKSDCKEALEIYKRFLTRVTKIGEFMKLAETVGVDKNDIPDINYAPSSILESLETHMNGLEDVKGGKKGSPTKGSPTNNVSPTSTPAKSSNAVPALQPPPGESAAAAAAAAPEPAEDSLLDLDPLSSSGPSVTSAAPTSWGDLLGSDPFASSDGSTNATSSGLDLFSMMTVENNNPGSSLDACFSSVVPQPSPSASPSPLFTSASSTIITTATISAPVAPSATNPATDLFSGKH from the exons ACCTGGTGTCAGCCACCAATACCACCAACGTGAACATCCCTCAGATGGCTGACACGCTGTTTGAACGGGCCACCAATGCCAGCTGGGTGGTCGTCTTCAAGGCCCTTGTCACCAGTCATCACATGTGTGTCCACGGCAATGAG AGGTTTATTCAGTACTTGGCTTCCAGGACCTCCCTGTTCAACCTCAGCAATTTCATTGACAAAACGGGCTCTCACG GCTACGACATGTCTACATTCATCAGACGGTATGGACGATACCTGAACGAGAAAGCCTTCGCTTACCGCCAGATGGCTTTTGACTTCACCAGAGTCAAGAAGGG TGCTGAGGGCGTGATGAGGACCATGACCACTGAGAAGCTGTTGAAAGGGATGCCTGTTCTGCAGACTCAGATTGACACACTCCTGGAGTTTGAT GTTCATCCCAAGGAGCTGAACAATGGGATCATCAATGCTGCATTCTTGCTTCTCTTCAAGGATCTGGTCAAACTGTTTGCATCCTACAATGACGGAATCATCAACCTATTAG AGAAATACTTCAAGATGAAGAAGAGTGATTGTAAGGAGGCCTTGGAGATCTACAAGAGGTTCCTGACCAGGGTGACAAAGATTGGGGAATTCATGAAGCTGGCTGAG ACAGTTGGAGTTGACAAAAACGACATTCCTGACATCAACTAT gCTCCCAGCAGTATCCTGGAGTCTCTGGAAACACACATGAACGGTTTGGAGGATGTAAAAGGTGGAAAGAAGGG GTCTCCAACAAAG GGGTCTCCGACAAACAATGTGTCTCCAACGTCGACCCCAGCCAAATCTTCAAATGCTGTTCCCGCACTGCAGCCTCCTCCTGGGGAGagtgctgctgccgctgctgcagCTGCCCCAGAGCCAGCGGAAGA ttCTTTGTTGGACCTGGATCCACTCTCCTCCTCGGGTCCCTCTGTAACATCAGCTGCCCCCACGTCCTGGGGAG ACCTTCTTGGATCAG ACCCCTTCGCTTCCTCAGATGGTAGCACCAACGCGACATCTTCAGGTCTAGACCTTTTCAGCATGATGACAGTGGAGAATAATAACCCGGGTAGTTCGCTGGATGCCTGTTTTAGCTCTGTGGTGCCCCAGCCTTCCCCTTCTGCTTCCCCTTCACCGCTCTTCACCTCCGCATCCAGCACCATCATCACCACTGCAACCATTTCAGCTCCAGTAGCCCCCAGCGCCACAAACCCCGCAACTGACCTTTTCAGTGGTAAACATTAG
- the LOC137168967 gene encoding clathrin coat assembly protein AP180-like isoform X6, whose translation MSGQTLTDRIAAAQYQLTGSDMARAVCKATTHEVMAPKKKHLEYLVSATNTTNVNIPQMADTLFERATNASWVVVFKALVTSHHMCVHGNERFIQYLASRTSLFNLSNFIDKTGSHGYDMSTFIRRYGRYLNEKAFAYRQMAFDFTRVKKGAEGVMRTMTTEKLLKGMPVLQTQIDTLLEFDVHPKELNNGIINAAFLLLFKDLVKLFASYNDGIINLLEKYFKMKKSDCKEALEIYKRFLTRVTKIGEFMKLAETVGVDKNDIPDINYAPSSILESLETHMNGLEDVKGGKKGSPTKGSPTNNVSPTSTPAKSSNAVPALQPPPGESAAAAAAAAPEPAEDSLLDLDPLSSSGPSVTSAAPTSWGDLLGSAVRSRRLTITPSLPSCCDGNASARFDLARYCLVCVWLTRQSPQEEMPQLLLPLLLLLPPAQSSCQVKPLKCEEPLCMLEGIWTCCRFPFHPSTLYGSCVVNSVIACCLILVLLILLEPLW comes from the exons ACCTGGTGTCAGCCACCAATACCACCAACGTGAACATCCCTCAGATGGCTGACACGCTGTTTGAACGGGCCACCAATGCCAGCTGGGTGGTCGTCTTCAAGGCCCTTGTCACCAGTCATCACATGTGTGTCCACGGCAATGAG AGGTTTATTCAGTACTTGGCTTCCAGGACCTCCCTGTTCAACCTCAGCAATTTCATTGACAAAACGGGCTCTCACG GCTACGACATGTCTACATTCATCAGACGGTATGGACGATACCTGAACGAGAAAGCCTTCGCTTACCGCCAGATGGCTTTTGACTTCACCAGAGTCAAGAAGGG TGCTGAGGGCGTGATGAGGACCATGACCACTGAGAAGCTGTTGAAAGGGATGCCTGTTCTGCAGACTCAGATTGACACACTCCTGGAGTTTGAT GTTCATCCCAAGGAGCTGAACAATGGGATCATCAATGCTGCATTCTTGCTTCTCTTCAAGGATCTGGTCAAACTGTTTGCATCCTACAATGACGGAATCATCAACCTATTAG AGAAATACTTCAAGATGAAGAAGAGTGATTGTAAGGAGGCCTTGGAGATCTACAAGAGGTTCCTGACCAGGGTGACAAAGATTGGGGAATTCATGAAGCTGGCTGAG ACAGTTGGAGTTGACAAAAACGACATTCCTGACATCAACTAT gCTCCCAGCAGTATCCTGGAGTCTCTGGAAACACACATGAACGGTTTGGAGGATGTAAAAGGTGGAAAGAAGGG GTCTCCAACAAAG GGGTCTCCGACAAACAATGTGTCTCCAACGTCGACCCCAGCCAAATCTTCAAATGCTGTTCCCGCACTGCAGCCTCCTCCTGGGGAGagtgctgctgccgctgctgcagCTGCCCCAGAGCCAGCGGAAGA ttCTTTGTTGGACCTGGATCCACTCTCCTCCTCGGGTCCCTCTGTAACATCAGCTGCCCCCACGTCCTGGGGAG ACCTTCTTGGATCAG CAGTGAGAAGCCGAAGGCTGACTATTACCCCTTCTTTGCCCTCATGCTGCGATGGAAACGCCTCGGCCCGCTTTGACCTGGCACGATACTGTTTGGTATGTGTTTGGTTGACCCGTCAGAGTCCACAGGAGGAGATGCcccagctgctgctgccgctgctgctcctgctgcccCCGGCACAGAGCTCATGTCAGGTAAAACCTCTGAAATGTGAGGAGCCACTCTGCATGCTGGAGGGCATATGGACATGTTGCAGATTTCCATTTCATCCCAGCACATTGTACGGTAGCTGTGTTGTTAACTCAGTAATTGCATGCTGTCTAATTTTAGTCCTACTAATACTGTTAGAGCCACTTTGGTGA
- the LOC137168967 gene encoding clathrin coat assembly protein AP180-like isoform X5: MSGQTLTDRIAAAQYQLTGSDMARAVCKATTHEVMAPKKKHLEYLVSATNTTNVNIPQMADTLFERATNASWVVVFKALVTSHHMCVHGNERFIQYLASRTSLFNLSNFIDKTGSHGYDMSTFIRRYGRYLNEKAFAYRQMAFDFTRVKKGAEGVMRTMTTEKLLKGMPVLQTQIDTLLEFDVHPKELNNGIINAAFLLLFKDLVKLFASYNDGIINLLEKYFKMKKSDCKEALEIYKRFLTRVTKIGEFMKLAETVGVDKNDIPDINYAPSSILESLETHMNGLEDVKGGKKGSPTKGSPTNNVSPTSTPAKSSNAVPALQPPPGESAAAAAAAAPEPAEDSLLDLDPLSSSGPSVTSAAPTSWGDLLGSDAFATPAPATEASAAAAEGGAAATSAPAANTGADPFASSDGSTNATSSGLDLFSMMTVENNNPGSSLDACFSSVVPQPSPSASPSPLFTSASSTIITTATISAPVAPSATNPATDLFSGKH; this comes from the exons ACCTGGTGTCAGCCACCAATACCACCAACGTGAACATCCCTCAGATGGCTGACACGCTGTTTGAACGGGCCACCAATGCCAGCTGGGTGGTCGTCTTCAAGGCCCTTGTCACCAGTCATCACATGTGTGTCCACGGCAATGAG AGGTTTATTCAGTACTTGGCTTCCAGGACCTCCCTGTTCAACCTCAGCAATTTCATTGACAAAACGGGCTCTCACG GCTACGACATGTCTACATTCATCAGACGGTATGGACGATACCTGAACGAGAAAGCCTTCGCTTACCGCCAGATGGCTTTTGACTTCACCAGAGTCAAGAAGGG TGCTGAGGGCGTGATGAGGACCATGACCACTGAGAAGCTGTTGAAAGGGATGCCTGTTCTGCAGACTCAGATTGACACACTCCTGGAGTTTGAT GTTCATCCCAAGGAGCTGAACAATGGGATCATCAATGCTGCATTCTTGCTTCTCTTCAAGGATCTGGTCAAACTGTTTGCATCCTACAATGACGGAATCATCAACCTATTAG AGAAATACTTCAAGATGAAGAAGAGTGATTGTAAGGAGGCCTTGGAGATCTACAAGAGGTTCCTGACCAGGGTGACAAAGATTGGGGAATTCATGAAGCTGGCTGAG ACAGTTGGAGTTGACAAAAACGACATTCCTGACATCAACTAT gCTCCCAGCAGTATCCTGGAGTCTCTGGAAACACACATGAACGGTTTGGAGGATGTAAAAGGTGGAAAGAAGGG GTCTCCAACAAAG GGGTCTCCGACAAACAATGTGTCTCCAACGTCGACCCCAGCCAAATCTTCAAATGCTGTTCCCGCACTGCAGCCTCCTCCTGGGGAGagtgctgctgccgctgctgcagCTGCCCCAGAGCCAGCGGAAGA ttCTTTGTTGGACCTGGATCCACTCTCCTCCTCGGGTCCCTCTGTAACATCAGCTGCCCCCACGTCCTGGGGAG ACCTTCTTGGATCAG ATGCCTTTGCAACACCTGCTCCTGCCACTGAGgcctctgcagcagcagctgaaggtGGGGCTGCAGCTACGTCCGCCCCAGCCGCCAACACTGGAGCTG ACCCCTTCGCTTCCTCAGATGGTAGCACCAACGCGACATCTTCAGGTCTAGACCTTTTCAGCATGATGACAGTGGAGAATAATAACCCGGGTAGTTCGCTGGATGCCTGTTTTAGCTCTGTGGTGCCCCAGCCTTCCCCTTCTGCTTCCCCTTCACCGCTCTTCACCTCCGCATCCAGCACCATCATCACCACTGCAACCATTTCAGCTCCAGTAGCCCCCAGCGCCACAAACCCCGCAACTGACCTTTTCAGTGGTAAACATTAG